The following are encoded together in the Oryzias melastigma strain HK-1 linkage group LG17, ASM292280v2, whole genome shotgun sequence genome:
- the si:ch73-366l1.5 gene encoding FILIA-N KH-like domain-containing protein isoform X6 — MDLDPVVLLPALLFTVVALYVASSLLRRSGDSSAGTKKPKAGSRDGVPPSRALGEAVRTEPAARDHPELQAAPEPAPEPAKVPEPAPEPVKVPEPAPEPVEEPEPAPEPVKELESNQEIVKEVEPEPVLVPKPAQEPVLGPELVEELESLPSLITTQESASEKEATPKLVPETLEALEPVPEPAPEPVKVPETLPEVAVVPELDPEGLKDPKPEPAAEPKPLPEPKSISVPDTTPELGPVAPTEPDAAVNPDSEPEPVPEPLIQSDAATDQLQQAPENTKEPEESAPDPVLEFPEAADGGSKEPQQDPKMVPNDAAEDEEVSSGSSSVGTLMTREEVLEEQS, encoded by the exons ATGGATCTGGACCCGGTCGTGCTCCTTCCCGCCCTCCTCTTCACCGTGGTCGCCCTGTATGTGGCCTCCTCTCTGCTCCGGAGGAGCGGCGACTCCTCCGCCGGGACCAAGAAGCCCAAAGCCGGCTCCAGAGACGGCGTCCCCCCGTCCAGAGCGCTGGGAGAGGCGGTCCGGACCGAACCGGCCGCCCGGGACCACCCGGAGCTCCAG GCTGCTCCAGAACCAGCTCCAGAACCAGCCAAAGTTCCAGAACCAGCTCCAGAACCAGTCAAAGTACCAGAACCAGCTCCAGAACCAGTCGAAGAACCGGAGCCAGCTCCAGAACCAGTCAAAGAACTGGAATCTAACCAAGAAATAGTCAAAGAAGTGGAACCAGAACCAGTATTAGTACCAAAACCAGCTCAAGAACCAGTCTTGGGACCAGAACTTGTTGAAGAACTCGAGTCTCTTCCAAGTCTCATAACAACTCAAGAATCTGCTTCTGAAAAGGAAGCAACACCTAAGCTAGTTCCTGAAACTCTTGAAGCTCTAGAACCTGTCCCAGAACCAGCTCCAGAACCAGTAAAGGTACCAGAGACTCTACCTGAAGTAGCTGTGGTTCCAGAACTGGACCCAGAGGGTCTCAAAGATCCTAAACCGGAACCAGCTGCTGAACCAAAACCTCTTCCAGAGCCAAAATCCATTTCTGTACCAGACACAACTCCAGAACTTGGACCAGTGGCTCCAACTGAACCGGATGCTGCAGTGAATCCAGACTCTGAGCCTGAACCCGTCCCAGAACCGCTGATCCAGTCGGATGCGGCTACTGACCAACTCCAACAAGCACCCGAAAACACCAAGGAACCAGAGGAGTCTGCTCCAGACCCGGTTCTGGAATTCCCTGAGGCTGCTGACGGGGGGTCCAAGGAACCACAGCAAGACCCCAAGATGGTTCCGAACG ATGCAGCTGAAGACGAGGAGGTCTCCTCGGGGAGCAGCAGCGTCGGGACGCTGATGACCAGGGAGGAGGTGCTGGAGGAGCAGAG cT
- the si:ch73-366l1.5 gene encoding FILIA-N KH-like domain-containing protein isoform X4 has translation MDLDPVVLLPALLFTVVALYVASSLLRRSGDSSAGTKKPKAGSRDGVPPSRALGEAVRTEPAARDHPELQAAPEPAPEPAKVPEPAPEPVKVPEPAPEPVEEPEPAPEPVKELESNQEIVKEVEPEPVLVPKPAQEPVLGPELVEELESLPSLITTQESASEKEATPKLVPETLEALEPVPEPAPEPVKVPETLPEVAVVPELDPEGLKDPKPEPAAEPKPLPEPKSISVPDTTPELGPVAPTEPDAAVNPDSEPEPVPEPLIQSDAATDQLQQAPENTKEPEESAPDPVLEFPEAADGGSKEPQQDPKMVPNEHLVSLSPLLVQPMFPSGPECTKTAEPVPDAAEDEEVSSGSSSVGTLMTREEVLEEQS, from the exons ATGGATCTGGACCCGGTCGTGCTCCTTCCCGCCCTCCTCTTCACCGTGGTCGCCCTGTATGTGGCCTCCTCTCTGCTCCGGAGGAGCGGCGACTCCTCCGCCGGGACCAAGAAGCCCAAAGCCGGCTCCAGAGACGGCGTCCCCCCGTCCAGAGCGCTGGGAGAGGCGGTCCGGACCGAACCGGCCGCCCGGGACCACCCGGAGCTCCAG GCTGCTCCAGAACCAGCTCCAGAACCAGCCAAAGTTCCAGAACCAGCTCCAGAACCAGTCAAAGTACCAGAACCAGCTCCAGAACCAGTCGAAGAACCGGAGCCAGCTCCAGAACCAGTCAAAGAACTGGAATCTAACCAAGAAATAGTCAAAGAAGTGGAACCAGAACCAGTATTAGTACCAAAACCAGCTCAAGAACCAGTCTTGGGACCAGAACTTGTTGAAGAACTCGAGTCTCTTCCAAGTCTCATAACAACTCAAGAATCTGCTTCTGAAAAGGAAGCAACACCTAAGCTAGTTCCTGAAACTCTTGAAGCTCTAGAACCTGTCCCAGAACCAGCTCCAGAACCAGTAAAGGTACCAGAGACTCTACCTGAAGTAGCTGTGGTTCCAGAACTGGACCCAGAGGGTCTCAAAGATCCTAAACCGGAACCAGCTGCTGAACCAAAACCTCTTCCAGAGCCAAAATCCATTTCTGTACCAGACACAACTCCAGAACTTGGACCAGTGGCTCCAACTGAACCGGATGCTGCAGTGAATCCAGACTCTGAGCCTGAACCCGTCCCAGAACCGCTGATCCAGTCGGATGCGGCTACTGACCAACTCCAACAAGCACCCGAAAACACCAAGGAACCAGAGGAGTCTGCTCCAGACCCGGTTCTGGAATTCCCTGAGGCTGCTGACGGGGGGTCCAAGGAACCACAGCAAGACCCCAAGATGGTTCCGAACG AACATCTCGTCTCACTTTCTCCTCTCTTGGTTCAGCCCATGTTTCCTTCTGGGCCAGAATGCACGAAGACTGCAGAACCGGTACCAG ATGCAGCTGAAGACGAGGAGGTCTCCTCGGGGAGCAGCAGCGTCGGGACGCTGATGACCAGGGAGGAGGTGCTGGAGGAGCAGAG cT
- the si:ch73-366l1.5 gene encoding FILIA-N KH-like domain-containing protein isoform X5, producing the protein MDLDPVVLLPALLFTVVALYVASSLLRRSGDSSAGTKKPKAGSRDGVPPSRALGEAVRTEPAARDHPELQAAPEPAPEPAKVPEPAPEPVKVPEPAPEPVEEPEPAPEPVKELESNQEIVKEVEPEPVLVPKPAQEPVLGPELVEELESLPSLITTQESASEKEATPKLVPETLEALEPVPEPAPEPVKVPETLPEVAVVPELDPEGLKDPKPEPAAEPKPLPEPKSISVPDTTPELGPVAPTEPDAAVNPDSEPEPVPEPLIQSDAATDQLQQAPENTKEPEESAPDPVLEFPEAADGGSKEPQQDPKMVPNDAAEDEEVSSGSSSVGTLMTREEVLEEQRIEVTSDFTCL; encoded by the exons ATGGATCTGGACCCGGTCGTGCTCCTTCCCGCCCTCCTCTTCACCGTGGTCGCCCTGTATGTGGCCTCCTCTCTGCTCCGGAGGAGCGGCGACTCCTCCGCCGGGACCAAGAAGCCCAAAGCCGGCTCCAGAGACGGCGTCCCCCCGTCCAGAGCGCTGGGAGAGGCGGTCCGGACCGAACCGGCCGCCCGGGACCACCCGGAGCTCCAG GCTGCTCCAGAACCAGCTCCAGAACCAGCCAAAGTTCCAGAACCAGCTCCAGAACCAGTCAAAGTACCAGAACCAGCTCCAGAACCAGTCGAAGAACCGGAGCCAGCTCCAGAACCAGTCAAAGAACTGGAATCTAACCAAGAAATAGTCAAAGAAGTGGAACCAGAACCAGTATTAGTACCAAAACCAGCTCAAGAACCAGTCTTGGGACCAGAACTTGTTGAAGAACTCGAGTCTCTTCCAAGTCTCATAACAACTCAAGAATCTGCTTCTGAAAAGGAAGCAACACCTAAGCTAGTTCCTGAAACTCTTGAAGCTCTAGAACCTGTCCCAGAACCAGCTCCAGAACCAGTAAAGGTACCAGAGACTCTACCTGAAGTAGCTGTGGTTCCAGAACTGGACCCAGAGGGTCTCAAAGATCCTAAACCGGAACCAGCTGCTGAACCAAAACCTCTTCCAGAGCCAAAATCCATTTCTGTACCAGACACAACTCCAGAACTTGGACCAGTGGCTCCAACTGAACCGGATGCTGCAGTGAATCCAGACTCTGAGCCTGAACCCGTCCCAGAACCGCTGATCCAGTCGGATGCGGCTACTGACCAACTCCAACAAGCACCCGAAAACACCAAGGAACCAGAGGAGTCTGCTCCAGACCCGGTTCTGGAATTCCCTGAGGCTGCTGACGGGGGGTCCAAGGAACCACAGCAAGACCCCAAGATGGTTCCGAACG ATGCAGCTGAAGACGAGGAGGTCTCCTCGGGGAGCAGCAGCGTCGGGACGCTGATGACCAGGGAGGAGGTGCTGGAGGAGCAGAG GATCGAGGTCACCTCAGATTTCACCTGTTTGTAA
- the si:ch73-366l1.5 gene encoding FILIA-N KH-like domain-containing protein isoform X2: protein MDLDPVVLLPALLFTVVALYVASSLLRRSGDSSAGTKKPKAGSRDGVPPSRALGEAVRTEPAARDHPELQAAPEPAPEPAKVPEPAPEPVKVPEPAPEPVEEPEPAPEPVKELESNQEIVKEVEPEPVLVPKPAQEPVLGPELVEELESLPSLITTQESASEKEATPKLVPETLEALEPVPEPAPEPVKVPETLPEVAVVPELDPEGLKDPKPEPAAEPKPLPEPKSISVPDTTPELGPVAPTEPDAAVNPDSEPEPVPEPLIQSDAATDQLQQAPENTKEPEESAPDPVLEFPEAADGGSKEPQQDPKMVPNEHLVSLSPLLVQPMFPSGPECTKTAEPVPDAAEDEEVSSGSSSVGTLMTREEVLEEQRIEVTSDFTCL, encoded by the exons ATGGATCTGGACCCGGTCGTGCTCCTTCCCGCCCTCCTCTTCACCGTGGTCGCCCTGTATGTGGCCTCCTCTCTGCTCCGGAGGAGCGGCGACTCCTCCGCCGGGACCAAGAAGCCCAAAGCCGGCTCCAGAGACGGCGTCCCCCCGTCCAGAGCGCTGGGAGAGGCGGTCCGGACCGAACCGGCCGCCCGGGACCACCCGGAGCTCCAG GCTGCTCCAGAACCAGCTCCAGAACCAGCCAAAGTTCCAGAACCAGCTCCAGAACCAGTCAAAGTACCAGAACCAGCTCCAGAACCAGTCGAAGAACCGGAGCCAGCTCCAGAACCAGTCAAAGAACTGGAATCTAACCAAGAAATAGTCAAAGAAGTGGAACCAGAACCAGTATTAGTACCAAAACCAGCTCAAGAACCAGTCTTGGGACCAGAACTTGTTGAAGAACTCGAGTCTCTTCCAAGTCTCATAACAACTCAAGAATCTGCTTCTGAAAAGGAAGCAACACCTAAGCTAGTTCCTGAAACTCTTGAAGCTCTAGAACCTGTCCCAGAACCAGCTCCAGAACCAGTAAAGGTACCAGAGACTCTACCTGAAGTAGCTGTGGTTCCAGAACTGGACCCAGAGGGTCTCAAAGATCCTAAACCGGAACCAGCTGCTGAACCAAAACCTCTTCCAGAGCCAAAATCCATTTCTGTACCAGACACAACTCCAGAACTTGGACCAGTGGCTCCAACTGAACCGGATGCTGCAGTGAATCCAGACTCTGAGCCTGAACCCGTCCCAGAACCGCTGATCCAGTCGGATGCGGCTACTGACCAACTCCAACAAGCACCCGAAAACACCAAGGAACCAGAGGAGTCTGCTCCAGACCCGGTTCTGGAATTCCCTGAGGCTGCTGACGGGGGGTCCAAGGAACCACAGCAAGACCCCAAGATGGTTCCGAACG AACATCTCGTCTCACTTTCTCCTCTCTTGGTTCAGCCCATGTTTCCTTCTGGGCCAGAATGCACGAAGACTGCAGAACCGGTACCAG ATGCAGCTGAAGACGAGGAGGTCTCCTCGGGGAGCAGCAGCGTCGGGACGCTGATGACCAGGGAGGAGGTGCTGGAGGAGCAGAG GATCGAGGTCACCTCAGATTTCACCTGTTTGTAA
- the si:ch73-366l1.5 gene encoding FILIA-N KH-like domain-containing protein isoform X3 produces the protein MDLDPVVLLPALLFTVVALYVASSLLRRSGDSSAGTKKPKAGSRDGVPPSRALGEAVRTEPAARDHPELQAAPEPAPEPAKVPEPAPEPVKVPEPAPEPVEEPEPAPEPVKELESNQEIVKEVEPEPVLVPKPAQEPVLGPELVEELESLPSLITTQESASEKEATPKLVPETLEALEPVPEPAPEPVKVPETLPEVAVVPELDPEGLKDPKPEPAAEPKPLPEPKSISVPDTTPELGPVAPTEPDAAVNPDSEPEPVPEPLIQSDAATDQLQQAPENTKEPEESAPDPVLEFPEAADGGSKEPQQDPKMVPNDAAEDEEVSSGSSSVGTLMTREEVLEEQRVQQEQLAAILLLLRQNQEEVKEVDLNQQLKMYLP, from the exons ATGGATCTGGACCCGGTCGTGCTCCTTCCCGCCCTCCTCTTCACCGTGGTCGCCCTGTATGTGGCCTCCTCTCTGCTCCGGAGGAGCGGCGACTCCTCCGCCGGGACCAAGAAGCCCAAAGCCGGCTCCAGAGACGGCGTCCCCCCGTCCAGAGCGCTGGGAGAGGCGGTCCGGACCGAACCGGCCGCCCGGGACCACCCGGAGCTCCAG GCTGCTCCAGAACCAGCTCCAGAACCAGCCAAAGTTCCAGAACCAGCTCCAGAACCAGTCAAAGTACCAGAACCAGCTCCAGAACCAGTCGAAGAACCGGAGCCAGCTCCAGAACCAGTCAAAGAACTGGAATCTAACCAAGAAATAGTCAAAGAAGTGGAACCAGAACCAGTATTAGTACCAAAACCAGCTCAAGAACCAGTCTTGGGACCAGAACTTGTTGAAGAACTCGAGTCTCTTCCAAGTCTCATAACAACTCAAGAATCTGCTTCTGAAAAGGAAGCAACACCTAAGCTAGTTCCTGAAACTCTTGAAGCTCTAGAACCTGTCCCAGAACCAGCTCCAGAACCAGTAAAGGTACCAGAGACTCTACCTGAAGTAGCTGTGGTTCCAGAACTGGACCCAGAGGGTCTCAAAGATCCTAAACCGGAACCAGCTGCTGAACCAAAACCTCTTCCAGAGCCAAAATCCATTTCTGTACCAGACACAACTCCAGAACTTGGACCAGTGGCTCCAACTGAACCGGATGCTGCAGTGAATCCAGACTCTGAGCCTGAACCCGTCCCAGAACCGCTGATCCAGTCGGATGCGGCTACTGACCAACTCCAACAAGCACCCGAAAACACCAAGGAACCAGAGGAGTCTGCTCCAGACCCGGTTCTGGAATTCCCTGAGGCTGCTGACGGGGGGTCCAAGGAACCACAGCAAGACCCCAAGATGGTTCCGAACG ATGCAGCTGAAGACGAGGAGGTCTCCTCGGGGAGCAGCAGCGTCGGGACGCTGATGACCAGGGAGGAGGTGCTGGAGGAGCAGAG
- the si:ch73-366l1.5 gene encoding FILIA-N KH-like domain-containing protein isoform X1: MDLDPVVLLPALLFTVVALYVASSLLRRSGDSSAGTKKPKAGSRDGVPPSRALGEAVRTEPAARDHPELQAAPEPAPEPAKVPEPAPEPVKVPEPAPEPVEEPEPAPEPVKELESNQEIVKEVEPEPVLVPKPAQEPVLGPELVEELESLPSLITTQESASEKEATPKLVPETLEALEPVPEPAPEPVKVPETLPEVAVVPELDPEGLKDPKPEPAAEPKPLPEPKSISVPDTTPELGPVAPTEPDAAVNPDSEPEPVPEPLIQSDAATDQLQQAPENTKEPEESAPDPVLEFPEAADGGSKEPQQDPKMVPNEHLVSLSPLLVQPMFPSGPECTKTAEPVPDAAEDEEVSSGSSSVGTLMTREEVLEEQRVQQEQLAAILLLLRQNQEEVKEVDLNQQLKMYLP, from the exons ATGGATCTGGACCCGGTCGTGCTCCTTCCCGCCCTCCTCTTCACCGTGGTCGCCCTGTATGTGGCCTCCTCTCTGCTCCGGAGGAGCGGCGACTCCTCCGCCGGGACCAAGAAGCCCAAAGCCGGCTCCAGAGACGGCGTCCCCCCGTCCAGAGCGCTGGGAGAGGCGGTCCGGACCGAACCGGCCGCCCGGGACCACCCGGAGCTCCAG GCTGCTCCAGAACCAGCTCCAGAACCAGCCAAAGTTCCAGAACCAGCTCCAGAACCAGTCAAAGTACCAGAACCAGCTCCAGAACCAGTCGAAGAACCGGAGCCAGCTCCAGAACCAGTCAAAGAACTGGAATCTAACCAAGAAATAGTCAAAGAAGTGGAACCAGAACCAGTATTAGTACCAAAACCAGCTCAAGAACCAGTCTTGGGACCAGAACTTGTTGAAGAACTCGAGTCTCTTCCAAGTCTCATAACAACTCAAGAATCTGCTTCTGAAAAGGAAGCAACACCTAAGCTAGTTCCTGAAACTCTTGAAGCTCTAGAACCTGTCCCAGAACCAGCTCCAGAACCAGTAAAGGTACCAGAGACTCTACCTGAAGTAGCTGTGGTTCCAGAACTGGACCCAGAGGGTCTCAAAGATCCTAAACCGGAACCAGCTGCTGAACCAAAACCTCTTCCAGAGCCAAAATCCATTTCTGTACCAGACACAACTCCAGAACTTGGACCAGTGGCTCCAACTGAACCGGATGCTGCAGTGAATCCAGACTCTGAGCCTGAACCCGTCCCAGAACCGCTGATCCAGTCGGATGCGGCTACTGACCAACTCCAACAAGCACCCGAAAACACCAAGGAACCAGAGGAGTCTGCTCCAGACCCGGTTCTGGAATTCCCTGAGGCTGCTGACGGGGGGTCCAAGGAACCACAGCAAGACCCCAAGATGGTTCCGAACG AACATCTCGTCTCACTTTCTCCTCTCTTGGTTCAGCCCATGTTTCCTTCTGGGCCAGAATGCACGAAGACTGCAGAACCGGTACCAG ATGCAGCTGAAGACGAGGAGGTCTCCTCGGGGAGCAGCAGCGTCGGGACGCTGATGACCAGGGAGGAGGTGCTGGAGGAGCAGAG